A window of the Bradyrhizobium ottawaense genome harbors these coding sequences:
- a CDS encoding DHA2 family efflux MFS transporter permease subunit gives MAGDAATSGVINRGMVTATVMLATLMQALDTTIANVALPYMQGSLSATSDQINWVLTSYIVAAAIITPATGWLEARFGRKPLFLTAVIGFIVTSMLCGAAVSLAQMVVFRLLQGIFGAPLVPLSQSVLLDAYPREQQGQAMAVFGLGVMLGPILGPTLGGWLTDSYSWRWVFYVNLPLGVLCAFGIFLFLGRRADRPLTRRLDWLGFASLSLGIGALQLLLDRGERLDWFASREIQLEAALCVLGFYLFTVHSLTASDPFIDLALFSDRNYVIGIMLIFIVGVVLLATLSLLTPYLERLMNYPVLTAGLVLAPRGVGTMAAMLLAGQLIRFVDARLLIATGLGITAFSLYLMTGFTPDVSQGTLVRTGLLQGFGIGFVFVTLGTVAFGTLPPALRTQGTGLFNLMRNIGASIGISMMGYLLVRNSAVTQAGLVEHVTVYRQVIRDHAQQLGVATVHGRAALAQLVTAQAEAVAFIDNFKLMMFVSLLAIPLVLLVQRPRRPPGKERQAGTLAEA, from the coding sequence ATGGCGGGCGATGCGGCCACGAGCGGGGTCATCAATCGGGGAATGGTCACGGCAACCGTGATGCTTGCGACCCTGATGCAGGCGCTCGACACCACGATTGCCAACGTCGCGCTGCCCTATATGCAAGGCAGCCTGTCGGCGACCAGCGACCAGATCAACTGGGTGCTGACCTCCTATATCGTGGCGGCTGCGATCATCACGCCGGCGACCGGCTGGCTCGAAGCGAGGTTTGGCCGCAAGCCGTTGTTCCTGACAGCGGTGATCGGCTTCATCGTGACTTCGATGCTGTGTGGGGCCGCGGTTTCGCTGGCGCAAATGGTGGTGTTCCGGCTGCTACAGGGCATCTTTGGCGCGCCGCTGGTGCCGCTGTCGCAATCCGTGCTGCTCGACGCGTATCCGCGGGAGCAGCAGGGCCAGGCGATGGCGGTATTCGGGCTTGGCGTGATGCTCGGGCCCATTCTCGGGCCGACACTCGGTGGCTGGCTCACGGACTCCTACAGCTGGCGCTGGGTGTTTTATGTCAACTTGCCGCTTGGCGTGCTGTGCGCGTTCGGCATTTTTCTGTTTCTCGGGCGGCGCGCCGATCGCCCCTTGACCCGACGACTGGATTGGCTCGGCTTCGCGTCGTTGAGCCTCGGCATTGGCGCGTTGCAGCTCTTGCTCGACCGGGGCGAGCGGCTCGACTGGTTCGCCTCGCGCGAAATCCAGCTCGAGGCTGCGTTGTGCGTGCTCGGCTTCTACCTCTTCACCGTGCACTCGCTGACCGCGTCCGATCCCTTCATCGACCTCGCATTGTTCAGCGACCGGAATTACGTGATCGGAATCATGCTGATTTTCATCGTCGGCGTCGTGCTGCTGGCGACGCTGTCATTGCTGACGCCCTATCTCGAAAGGCTCATGAACTATCCGGTGCTGACGGCGGGCCTCGTTCTCGCCCCCCGCGGCGTCGGCACCATGGCCGCGATGCTGCTGGCCGGACAGCTCATCCGCTTCGTCGATGCGCGGCTTCTGATCGCCACCGGACTCGGCATAACCGCATTCTCACTCTATTTGATGACCGGCTTCACCCCGGATGTGTCGCAGGGCACCCTGGTCCGCACCGGCCTGCTGCAAGGCTTCGGCATCGGCTTTGTCTTCGTGACGCTGGGCACTGTGGCATTCGGCACGCTACCGCCGGCGCTGCGCACGCAGGGAACCGGGCTGTTCAACCTGATGCGCAATATCGGCGCGAGCATCGGCATCTCCATGATGGGTTATCTGCTGGTGCGCAATTCGGCCGTCACGCAGGCCGGGCTGGTCGAGCATGTGACCGTCTACAGGCAGGTGATACGCGACCATGCCCAGCAACTCGGTGTTGCCACCGTTCACGGGCGCGCCGCGCTTGCCCAGCTTGTGACCGCGCAGGCGGAAGCCGTCGCGTTCATCGACAATTTCAAGCTGATGATGTTCGTATCGCTGCTGGCGATTCCCCTGGTGTTGCTGGTACAACGGCCACGCCGACCGCCTGGCAAGGAACGTCAGGCGGGAACTCTTGCAGAAGCTTGA
- a CDS encoding HlyD family secretion protein codes for MGPVVLVVGAIGLYLATGRYVSEEDAYMQTVSASISPQVAGQVVSIAAKSNTEVSKDAPLFNLDPEPYRIALANAQAQLGIARDQAHTLIETYRARQKQIDEAKATVDYTQTNFERQQHLFDTGAAPRATLDAAIRDFQAAKANLASLEREAAAALAQLGGNPDLPVDQQSAVKQAQAAVDLAARNLRLTAIVAPFDGVPNNVESIAVGVFLNAGQSAFPLVSASNLYIEANIKETELTYVRQGNHARVVVDAYPDAPLAAKVTTVAPASGSVFALLPPQNATGNWVKVVQRVPVRLSFGQNPEHLALRAGMSVKVSIDTGHQRSLRELWRDLTAIFGA; via the coding sequence ATGGGTCCAGTTGTCCTGGTCGTTGGCGCAATCGGCCTTTATCTGGCGACCGGCCGCTACGTGTCGGAGGAAGATGCCTATATGCAGACTGTGAGTGCCTCGATCAGCCCGCAGGTCGCGGGCCAGGTCGTCAGCATCGCAGCGAAGTCGAACACAGAGGTCAGCAAGGATGCTCCGCTGTTCAACCTCGACCCCGAGCCTTACCGGATCGCGCTCGCCAACGCCCAGGCCCAGCTCGGCATTGCGCGCGATCAGGCCCACACCCTGATCGAGACCTATCGCGCCCGTCAAAAGCAGATCGATGAGGCCAAGGCGACGGTCGACTACACGCAAACCAATTTCGAGCGCCAACAGCACCTTTTTGATACTGGCGCCGCGCCGCGGGCCACGCTCGATGCTGCGATCCGCGACTTTCAGGCCGCGAAGGCCAATCTTGCGAGTCTGGAGCGGGAGGCCGCGGCGGCGCTCGCGCAGCTCGGCGGCAATCCGGATTTGCCGGTCGATCAGCAATCTGCGGTGAAGCAGGCGCAGGCGGCGGTCGATCTCGCGGCACGTAATCTGCGGCTCACCGCCATCGTCGCGCCGTTCGACGGTGTCCCGAACAATGTTGAAAGCATCGCAGTCGGGGTGTTTCTGAATGCCGGCCAATCCGCCTTTCCGCTGGTCTCGGCTAGCAATCTCTACATCGAGGCCAATATCAAGGAGACCGAGTTGACCTATGTGAGGCAAGGCAATCACGCGCGCGTCGTCGTCGACGCCTATCCGGATGCTCCGCTCGCGGCCAAAGTGACGACGGTGGCCCCTGCGAGCGGTTCGGTGTTTGCGCTGTTGCCGCCGCAAAATGCCACCGGCAACTGGGTCAAGGTGGTACAGCGCGTGCCGGTTCGGCTTTCCTTCGGTCAGAACCCGGAGCACCTCGCCTTGCGCGCCGGCATGAGCGTCAAGGTCTCGATCGATACCGGCCACCAGCGCTCGCTCCGAGAGCTGTGGCGCGACCTTACCGCGATCTTTGGAGCCTGA
- a CDS encoding AI-2E family transporter has protein sequence MPRVVPDHERGEFWPPEKSAPSLDLRARAATQATIAVAIVLLAVWVARDFLAALTWAAVIAITCWPIYLRFERLVGHRSRSLAPLLFTLVTGLVLLVPIIVTVHQLAQGSEAFVRVLNRLRESGIAVPTWLAQLPVAGEYLDLWWRANLSNPDVLVEWFRGVNVENLTAWTGTLGGALLHRLLLFAITLVALFLVLRDGAWLADRALVIADRLLGDRGAHLVGKIAGATRATVNGTIAAAIVKGAVIGIAYILTGVPHPVLFAFLTMALAMVPLGAWLALGVAVLTLALQDGTLLVPAALFVFGAGTLLIGDNFVQPALIGGSAELPFLLVLIGILGGIQSFGLVGLFLGPVIMAALLTVWREWIGVGD, from the coding sequence GTGCCGCGAGTTGTGCCGGATCATGAAAGGGGCGAATTCTGGCCGCCTGAGAAGTCCGCGCCGTCGCTCGATTTGCGGGCGCGCGCGGCCACTCAGGCGACCATTGCCGTCGCGATCGTGCTGCTGGCAGTCTGGGTCGCACGCGATTTTCTGGCGGCATTGACCTGGGCCGCCGTGATCGCGATCACATGCTGGCCGATCTACCTGCGCTTCGAGCGGCTCGTTGGCCATCGTTCGCGATCGCTGGCGCCGCTACTATTCACGCTTGTGACCGGTCTCGTTCTGCTTGTACCGATCATCGTGACGGTGCATCAGCTCGCGCAGGGCAGCGAGGCCTTCGTCCGTGTGCTCAATCGCCTGCGCGAGAGTGGGATCGCGGTCCCGACCTGGCTTGCCCAACTGCCGGTCGCCGGTGAGTACCTCGATCTCTGGTGGCGCGCCAACCTCAGTAATCCCGACGTCCTGGTGGAATGGTTTCGCGGCGTGAATGTCGAAAATCTGACGGCGTGGACCGGCACACTCGGAGGCGCATTGCTGCATCGTCTGCTTCTGTTCGCCATCACGCTGGTCGCGCTGTTTCTGGTACTGCGCGACGGGGCATGGCTGGCAGATCGCGCGCTTGTGATCGCGGACCGCCTGCTCGGTGATCGCGGGGCGCACCTCGTCGGCAAGATCGCCGGTGCGACCCGCGCCACCGTGAACGGGACCATAGCGGCTGCGATCGTAAAAGGCGCTGTCATCGGTATTGCGTATATCCTGACGGGCGTGCCGCATCCGGTGCTGTTCGCGTTTCTGACCATGGCGTTGGCGATGGTGCCACTTGGAGCGTGGCTGGCGCTTGGTGTCGCCGTCCTGACCTTGGCGCTTCAAGACGGCACATTGTTGGTGCCGGCTGCACTGTTTGTCTTTGGCGCGGGGACGTTGCTGATCGGTGACAATTTCGTTCAGCCGGCGCTGATCGGGGGATCCGCGGAGTTGCCCTTCCTGCTGGTGCTGATCGGAATTCTCGGCGGCATCCAATCATTCGGATTGGTCGGTCTCTTTCTCGGTCCGGTAATCATGGCGGCCCTCCTGACCGTATGGCGTGAATGGATCGGCGTCGGAGACTGA
- a CDS encoding universal stress protein: MIKDVMVQLDGGSGDDARLAAATQISEIFQSHITGLFFNVVPDEFNGANVNQAAQAPDAARRAGDAVETMLLQRLTQLQQPTNLRRFDVAGVLDISVTALPLVRTADTFVALRPNDRSNEPEDLFENLLFGTGRHLFLVPDDWKGFTPLDNIVVAWNGSRESARALAESLPFLHQASKVGVLVVEGEHQTKTDALKANDAVLHLRHHGINAIKYRAVGEEDETADVLIAECRSLGADLLVMGSYGHSQLHDLLPGSTTSRILHRSPVPLLIAH; the protein is encoded by the coding sequence ATGATCAAGGACGTGATGGTTCAGCTCGATGGAGGCTCCGGAGACGACGCGCGTCTGGCCGCCGCAACACAGATCTCTGAGATTTTCCAGAGCCATATCACCGGACTGTTCTTCAATGTAGTGCCGGACGAATTCAACGGCGCCAACGTCAATCAAGCCGCCCAGGCGCCCGACGCTGCGAGGCGAGCCGGAGACGCCGTCGAGACCATGCTGTTGCAGCGGCTGACCCAGTTGCAGCAGCCGACCAATCTGCGGCGGTTCGACGTAGCCGGCGTTCTCGATATTTCCGTGACCGCCCTGCCCTTGGTGCGCACCGCCGATACCTTCGTCGCGCTCCGGCCAAATGATCGGTCGAACGAACCGGAAGACCTGTTTGAAAACCTGCTGTTCGGCACCGGACGTCATCTGTTTCTGGTTCCCGATGACTGGAAAGGCTTCACGCCCCTGGACAACATTGTCGTGGCGTGGAACGGGAGCCGGGAATCGGCGCGCGCGCTTGCCGAATCCCTCCCCTTCCTGCACCAGGCGAGCAAGGTTGGCGTTCTCGTCGTGGAAGGTGAGCATCAGACCAAAACCGACGCGCTGAAGGCCAACGATGCCGTTCTGCACCTTCGCCACCACGGCATCAACGCCATCAAATATCGCGCCGTCGGCGAGGAAGACGAGACGGCCGACGTGCTGATCGCGGAGTGCCGCAGCCTCGGTGCAGACCTGCTGGTGATGGGCAGCTACGGCCACTCTCAACTGCACGATTTGCTGCCGGGATCTACGACCAGCCGGATCCTGCACCGTTCACCGGTCCCCCTGCTCATCGCGCACTGA
- a CDS encoding Hsp20/alpha crystallin family protein: MAATDPGTLMWARACELIDRAERLHRQFFQPTAAPVRDLCWQPPVDIIETDSELLIGVALPGVDSRAVKVTVDSNTVMVTGFRRANTLPRGSRVHRLEIPYGRFERQITFPASGLQLGQAEFADGCLMLKFSKQPLTEERIDV; encoded by the coding sequence ATGGCCGCGACCGATCCAGGAACGCTAATGTGGGCCAGGGCTTGCGAGTTGATCGATCGCGCCGAGCGATTGCATCGCCAGTTCTTCCAGCCGACGGCCGCGCCGGTCCGCGATCTCTGCTGGCAACCCCCAGTCGATATCATCGAAACCGACTCCGAGCTCTTGATCGGCGTCGCGCTTCCCGGCGTCGACAGCCGCGCGGTGAAAGTGACGGTCGATAGCAATACGGTCATGGTGACCGGCTTCCGCCGAGCGAACACGCTCCCGCGTGGCAGTCGGGTTCATCGGCTGGAGATTCCCTACGGAAGATTCGAACGCCAGATCACCTTCCCGGCGAGCGGCCTCCAGCTTGGCCAGGCGGAATTTGCTGACGGCTGCCTGATGCTGAAATTCTCCAAGCAGCCTTTGACCGAAGAGCGGATCGATGTCTGA
- the lon gene encoding endopeptidase La translates to MSDAADNPGTVPDQSHPSIPADATIILPVRNTLLFPGMVLPLTIGRPASIAAAQEAVRSGGKIGLLLQDDPAVEQPGPEHLRRIGTIAEVLRYVTSGETHHVICRGLQRFRVNEFLTGFPYLVARITEIGISEAVTPDIEARMHLLKMRARDALGLLPNPPAEIGAAIDSLDSPTVLADFIAGIIDIPISEKQDLLETFDVTLLLDKLLGLLAKRIQVLELSKEIGEQTQQTLSSQQREHILREQLHQIQKELGDDDVKSTELKELAEKIDKAGMPRDAEEQARRELRRLERMPEMAAEYGMVRSYLDWLVELPWSKLDPERIDIAEARRILDEDHHGLEKVKRRIVEYLAVRKLNPDGKSPILCFVGPPGVGKTSLGQSIARATDRKFVRLSLGGVHDESEIRGHRRTYIGALPGNIIQSIHKAGTRNPVMMLDEMDKLGAGFHGDPAAALLEVLDPEQNATFRDNYLAVPFDLSKVLFIGTANVVDNIPTAVRDRMEMIEMPGYIEDEKLAIARRYLVKRQLASAGLTEEQCQISDDVLRAIIRDYTREAGVRNLERRIGAICRHAAMRIAEGNATRVTITVADLQAILGPKRFEQEIAMRTSVPGVATGLAWTPAGGDILFVEATSIPGRGKLILTGQLGDVMKESAQAALTLVKSRAAEFGIDPAELQKSDVHVHVPAGAIPKDGPSAGVAMFLALTSLLTGRTIRSDTAMTGEISLRGLVLPIGGVKEKVLAAIQAGITSVMIPARNRKDIEDIPENARDRIRFVWLERVDDAIEAALNPPMVSEPGLSRTTHTATTEKRAARSR, encoded by the coding sequence ATGTCTGATGCAGCCGACAATCCGGGCACAGTGCCCGATCAAAGCCATCCTTCCATCCCTGCGGATGCCACGATCATCCTGCCGGTTCGAAACACGTTGCTGTTTCCGGGCATGGTACTGCCATTGACGATCGGTCGGCCGGCCTCGATCGCCGCGGCTCAGGAGGCGGTTCGAAGCGGCGGCAAGATCGGCCTGTTGCTGCAGGACGATCCCGCCGTCGAACAGCCGGGACCTGAGCATCTGCGGCGTATCGGCACCATTGCCGAGGTCCTGCGCTATGTGACGTCGGGAGAAACCCATCACGTCATTTGCCGGGGGCTGCAGCGCTTCCGCGTCAACGAATTTCTCACCGGCTTTCCCTATCTCGTCGCGCGCATCACCGAGATCGGTATATCCGAAGCGGTCACGCCCGACATCGAGGCGCGGATGCATCTGCTCAAGATGCGCGCACGCGACGCGCTCGGGCTGCTGCCGAACCCGCCTGCGGAGATCGGGGCCGCCATCGACAGTCTGGACTCGCCGACGGTGCTCGCCGACTTTATTGCTGGCATTATCGATATCCCGATCAGTGAAAAGCAGGATCTGCTGGAGACGTTTGACGTCACGCTGCTGCTCGACAAGCTACTGGGGTTGCTCGCGAAGCGGATCCAGGTGCTGGAACTCTCAAAGGAGATCGGCGAACAGACCCAGCAGACCCTGTCGTCGCAGCAGCGCGAGCACATCCTTCGCGAACAGCTCCATCAGATCCAGAAGGAGCTTGGGGACGACGACGTCAAGTCCACTGAGCTGAAGGAACTTGCTGAAAAGATCGATAAAGCCGGCATGCCCAGGGATGCCGAGGAGCAGGCCAGGCGCGAATTGAGGCGGCTTGAGCGCATGCCGGAAATGGCGGCCGAATACGGGATGGTGCGGAGCTATCTCGATTGGCTGGTTGAACTGCCATGGTCGAAGCTCGATCCGGAGCGCATTGATATCGCGGAAGCGCGGCGCATTCTCGATGAGGATCATCATGGCCTCGAGAAAGTGAAGCGCCGGATTGTCGAATATCTGGCGGTCCGCAAGCTCAACCCCGACGGCAAGAGCCCGATCCTCTGCTTCGTCGGCCCGCCCGGCGTCGGCAAGACGTCGCTTGGCCAAAGCATCGCGCGCGCGACCGATCGAAAATTCGTCCGGCTGAGCCTCGGCGGCGTCCACGACGAGAGCGAGATCCGCGGACACCGGCGGACCTACATCGGCGCGCTTCCCGGCAATATCATCCAGTCGATCCACAAGGCCGGCACCCGCAATCCGGTGATGATGCTGGACGAGATGGACAAGCTGGGTGCCGGATTTCACGGCGATCCCGCGGCAGCGTTGCTGGAGGTACTCGATCCCGAACAAAATGCCACGTTCCGCGACAATTACCTTGCCGTCCCCTTCGATCTCTCAAAAGTCCTGTTCATCGGTACCGCAAACGTCGTCGACAATATCCCGACTGCGGTTCGCGACCGGATGGAAATGATCGAGATGCCCGGCTACATCGAGGACGAGAAGCTGGCGATCGCCCGGCGTTATCTGGTCAAGCGACAATTAGCATCGGCAGGATTGACCGAGGAGCAATGCCAGATCAGCGACGACGTCCTGCGCGCCATCATCCGCGACTACACCCGTGAAGCCGGGGTCAGAAATCTCGAACGCCGGATCGGAGCGATTTGCCGTCACGCCGCGATGCGGATCGCCGAGGGCAACGCGACGCGCGTCACCATCACGGTGGCGGACCTTCAGGCCATACTGGGGCCGAAGCGCTTCGAGCAGGAGATCGCCATGCGCACCAGCGTGCCGGGCGTTGCGACCGGTCTCGCCTGGACGCCGGCGGGCGGCGATATTCTGTTCGTCGAGGCGACCAGCATTCCCGGCCGAGGCAAGCTGATCCTCACGGGCCAGTTGGGCGACGTGATGAAGGAAAGCGCGCAAGCCGCGCTGACGCTGGTCAAGTCGCGCGCCGCCGAATTCGGCATCGACCCGGCCGAGTTGCAGAAGTCCGACGTCCATGTCCATGTTCCGGCCGGGGCCATCCCCAAGGACGGTCCGAGTGCGGGAGTTGCGATGTTCCTGGCGCTGACATCGCTTTTGACCGGACGCACGATCCGCAGCGATACCGCCATGACCGGCGAAATCTCGCTGCGCGGACTGGTGCTTCCGATCGGAGGCGTGAAGGAAAAGGTGCTGGCGGCGATCCAGGCCGGGATCACCAGCGTCATGATTCCGGCGCGCAACCGCAAGGACATCGAGGACATACCCGAAAACGCCCGCGACCGGATTCGGTTCGTCTGGCTTGAGCGCGTCGACGACGCGATCGAGGCCGCCCTCAATCCGCCGATGGTCAGCGAGCCGGGCCTTTCTCGTACGACGCATACGGCCACGACGGAAAAACGCGCAGCGCGATCCCGATAG
- a CDS encoding HdeD family acid-resistance protein has product MASTTFNSASDVQTDSATATLAQNWWLFTLRGVFAIIFGCLALAFPGPTMLSLVLLFSAYMLVDGVAEIISAVRAMRRRDRWGFLIFAGLLNIAVGICAFLWPGLTVLAFVLLVASWAIVTGALMTAAAFRLNIEHGRWWLVLGGLLSLAYGALLIFAPLIGALVLTWWMGAYALAFGIALVIFSLRLRSRQHQGASPTAVGTAA; this is encoded by the coding sequence ATGGCCAGCACCACTTTTAACAGCGCCTCCGACGTTCAAACCGATTCTGCGACGGCGACGCTCGCGCAGAACTGGTGGCTGTTCACGCTGCGAGGCGTTTTTGCCATTATCTTCGGATGTCTCGCGCTGGCCTTTCCCGGGCCAACGATGTTGTCACTGGTGCTCCTGTTCTCCGCCTATATGCTGGTCGACGGGGTCGCCGAGATCATCTCCGCCGTGCGGGCGATGCGTCGAAGGGACCGCTGGGGATTTCTAATCTTCGCAGGTCTTCTCAATATCGCCGTGGGTATCTGTGCTTTCCTCTGGCCGGGCCTTACCGTCCTTGCCTTCGTGTTGCTCGTTGCTTCCTGGGCAATTGTCACCGGTGCGTTGATGACGGCCGCGGCTTTCCGCCTGAACATAGAACATGGCCGGTGGTGGCTGGTGCTGGGCGGGCTGTTGTCGCTTGCGTATGGCGCGCTGCTGATCTTTGCGCCCCTGATCGGTGCGCTCGTGCTGACCTGGTGGATGGGCGCCTACGCCCTCGCCTTTGGCATCGCGCTGGTCATCTTCTCGCTCCGGCTTCGGTCGCGTCAGCATCAGGGCGCCAGCCCCACGGCCGTTGGCACCGCAGCTTGA
- a CDS encoding PAS domain-containing sensor histidine kinase has translation MPWTEPLANSDELRRCIRDLVALSTFPAAWRNYERQIGDSIVAALITMLAADFVLIIFPGQGNQLAELIRSEPNLNPASLDHVRTVLKQEKAAFSFEQEFIVGNAAGGNVHVATSPIGLGGDAVLAAGSSRGTFPTKTERLLLTTGANQAAIAFQQWLGDADKRRFTTLVQRLTDFVGIASLSGHIRYANPAGLQSLGLSTLDDALRLHVIDLVSREYQQAFRNEIWPLVLRTGRWKGELDLQHFGSRTPMPFLIDWFRIDDPRTGAPMNVATVSRDLSAQRAAEVELRLLNENLERRVEQRTIELEFAHRKLLADNFEREQADRRIQKLRDELFHMARLTAAGEMAAAFTHELTQPLTAVINSVNAAKRLLAREDSASLAIVQDIADEAASQALRASEIIRGFRQLVSLDETERRIEALPSMIEEAGALALSSAAPLAARLTFNFDDQAADVFVNRIQIQQVLVNLIRNAFEAMVDQESREITLATRVLGDGMVEIAVSDIGSGIHDDIAGRLFEPFVSNKHNGMGLGLSISRSIVEAHGGKLTAGQKPGGGSIFRFTVPAGGATDAS, from the coding sequence ATGCCGTGGACCGAGCCGCTTGCAAACTCTGACGAGTTGCGGCGTTGCATTCGCGATCTCGTCGCGCTTTCAACGTTTCCCGCGGCATGGCGAAACTATGAGCGCCAGATCGGCGACAGCATCGTTGCGGCGCTCATCACCATGCTGGCCGCCGATTTCGTTCTCATCATATTCCCCGGCCAAGGCAATCAGCTTGCCGAACTGATCCGCAGCGAACCTAACCTGAATCCCGCAAGCCTGGACCATGTGCGGACGGTGTTGAAACAGGAAAAAGCAGCGTTTAGCTTCGAACAGGAGTTCATTGTCGGCAATGCGGCCGGCGGCAACGTGCACGTAGCAACCTCACCGATCGGGCTGGGCGGCGATGCCGTACTTGCCGCCGGTTCCTCTCGCGGAACATTTCCCACCAAAACGGAACGACTGCTGCTGACGACCGGGGCAAATCAGGCGGCGATTGCCTTCCAGCAGTGGTTGGGCGACGCCGATAAGAGACGGTTCACCACGTTGGTGCAACGGTTGACCGATTTTGTAGGCATCGCCTCGCTTAGCGGCCATATTCGGTACGCCAATCCGGCGGGTCTGCAATCGCTCGGACTTTCCACCCTCGACGATGCGCTGCGCCTTCACGTGATTGATCTCGTTTCGCGAGAATACCAGCAGGCGTTTCGGAACGAGATCTGGCCCCTCGTGCTGCGCACCGGACGGTGGAAGGGGGAACTTGATCTCCAGCATTTCGGGTCCAGGACGCCGATGCCGTTCCTGATCGACTGGTTCAGGATCGACGATCCACGAACCGGAGCGCCGATGAATGTCGCAACGGTCAGCCGCGATCTGAGTGCACAAAGGGCCGCAGAAGTGGAACTGCGCCTTCTGAACGAGAATCTCGAACGACGCGTGGAGCAACGAACAATCGAATTGGAGTTCGCGCACCGAAAGCTGCTGGCGGATAATTTCGAGCGCGAGCAGGCCGATCGCCGCATCCAGAAATTGCGTGACGAACTCTTCCATATGGCGCGCCTCACGGCCGCAGGCGAAATGGCTGCCGCCTTCACCCACGAACTTACCCAGCCGCTCACGGCAGTCATCAATTCGGTCAATGCAGCAAAGCGGTTGTTGGCACGAGAGGATAGCGCCAGCCTCGCGATAGTGCAGGACATCGCAGATGAGGCGGCTAGCCAGGCATTGCGGGCGAGCGAAATTATCCGCGGTTTCCGCCAGCTCGTCAGCCTGGACGAGACCGAGCGGCGAATCGAGGCGCTTCCTTCGATGATCGAGGAAGCGGGCGCCCTGGCATTGAGCAGCGCTGCTCCGCTCGCGGCGCGCCTCACGTTCAACTTTGACGATCAAGCCGCGGACGTATTCGTGAACCGGATTCAAATCCAGCAGGTTCTCGTCAATCTCATCCGCAACGCGTTTGAGGCGATGGTGGATCAGGAATCGCGTGAAATCACCCTGGCAACCAGAGTTCTCGGCGACGGCATGGTCGAAATTGCGGTGAGCGATATCGGATCCGGAATTCACGATGATATTGCCGGCCGGCTGTTCGAGCCGTTCGTCTCGAACAAGCACAATGGCATGGGATTGGGCCTGTCGATTTCGCGTTCGATTGTCGAAGCGCATGGCGGCAAATTGACGGCGGGGCAGAAACCCGGGGGCGGCAGCATCTTCCGTTTTACCGTGCCGGCCGGCGGAGCAACCGATGCCAGCTGA
- a CDS encoding response regulator transcription factor, with the protein MPAERTVYVLDDDEAVLRSLERLLSSAHFEPVTFERPEPFLNAAKTFKTGCVLLDVRLPGMNGLDVQAHLNRMRGDLSVIIVTAQGDVQTAVRAMKAGASDFLEKPYSDHALLGAIEVAFEREHRVTSDHEIVDAVRRVTSLSPRERDVLDGLMAGRPNKLIAYQLEISVRTVEVHRARMMERLGIRQLAEAIRLGVMAKLSVAPAADK; encoded by the coding sequence ATGCCAGCTGAACGAACTGTTTACGTTTTGGACGACGACGAAGCCGTCCTTCGTTCGCTGGAACGTTTGCTGAGTTCTGCCCACTTCGAGCCGGTCACTTTTGAGCGGCCCGAACCGTTTCTCAACGCAGCGAAGACATTCAAAACCGGGTGTGTCCTGCTCGATGTCCGTTTGCCAGGCATGAACGGCCTGGACGTTCAGGCGCACCTCAACAGGATGCGAGGCGATCTGTCGGTCATTATCGTGACGGCCCAGGGCGATGTCCAAACGGCAGTTCGTGCGATGAAGGCGGGCGCCAGCGATTTCCTGGAGAAGCCCTACAGCGATCACGCCCTGCTTGGGGCCATCGAGGTCGCGTTTGAGCGGGAACATCGCGTGACCAGCGATCACGAAATCGTCGATGCCGTTCGGCGCGTCACAAGCCTCAGTCCGCGCGAACGGGACGTCCTTGACGGGCTGATGGCCGGCCGTCCGAACAAGCTGATTGCCTACCAGCTTGAAATTAGCGTACGCACCGTCGAGGTGCACCGCGCGCGCATGATGGAGCGCCTTGGGATACGCCAGCTCGCGGAAGCCATCCGCCTTGGCGTGATGGCGAAGCTGAGCGTCGCGCCAGCCGCGGACAAATGA